The genomic window GTCGATCCGGCCACCGGTCGTATCCAGCCGGATCGACGTTGGCAGGACGGTCTGCACCAAGCGGTCGAACAACTGTCCGGATTGTCGCCCACCGTGGAGCTGGAATCGGCTGCCCAAATTACCCGCTGGCGATTCTTCGATTTATACGAGCGACTGTCCGGTTGCAGCGGCACAGCCTGGGACGCTCGCCGCGAATTGTCTCGCGTCTACGGTCTGACAACCTCCCGCATCCCGCTCCGCTGCCCCTCGGCTCGCCGCGTCTTGCCCGCCCGCTGCTTTGCCACTCAGGAAGCCAAGTTTGCCGCCATCGCCGAGGAAGTCCGCCAACTGCACGAACAGGGCCGACCGCTGTTGTTGGGCACCGAAAACATCCAACAGTCCCAGCAATTGGCCGACGCGCTCCGCCCGCTCGGATTGCCCGTCCAGGTGTTGAACGGGATTCAAGCCGCCGACGAAGCCGCGATCGTGACGGCAGCCGGAAAAGCCGGCGCGATCACGATCGCCACGGACCTGGCCGGCCGTGGTACCGACATCCAGCTCAGCGGCGACGTGGCCCGCCGCGGCGGACTGCATGTGATCGTCGTGTCGCCCCGCTGCTCTTCAAGGTTGGACAGACAGTTGATCGGCCGCGCCGCGCGGCAAGGCCAACCCGGTTCGGCGCGCACTTACATCAGCGCCGACGACACCCTGCTGACTACGCACGCTCCGTGGGCTAAACGCACCACCCAGCTCCAAGCCGTGGCCCGCCAGGCCGCCGCGCGAGCCGAACAGCGGGCTACCAATGCGCGGATCGCTTTGGCCAGCCGAGATCGTTCGAGAGAAAGTTTTGTGGGATAGGCAGGCCGCCTATCTGTTGCATCGTTGCTCCCCACTCCGCCTATATCGACAAACTCATGAACCACTTGCAACACCTTAATCGACCCCTTATGCGGCCATCGGTGATGGGGCTTGGGACCGTTTCCCGATCCGCGGCGCGGTGGACGCTCGCCGGCTGGCTGTGTGTGCTGGGCAGCCTCTTCACGGCCGTTGCTGGCGCCGATGAAGGCCTGCGATTAGAAGGTTTTACCGAAGCCTACCGCGATATTCATGTCGGTTCGTCGGATACCAACCGCGTGGCCACCGTGTGGGCGGAGGAAGGGCAGCAAGTTCGCGTGGGGCAGACGCTGGTGCAATTGGATGACACCGTGTTGCGAGCCGCCGTGGAGGTCGCGCGAACCGCCGCCGCCGCTCGTGGCGAAGCCGAAGCGGCCGAGCAGCATTTGGCGTCGCGTCAACGGCGGTTGGAACAGACCGAATCGCTGCTGGAGCGAAAACACGCCACCGAACAAGAACTCTGGAACGCTCGCAATGAACGCGATGAAGCGGCCGCTCGTGTCAAAGCCTTTGTTGAATTACAGCAACGCCGCGAGCTGGAATTGCGGCAAGCCGAAAAGCAACTGGAACGACTGACCGTCAAGTCGCCGATCGAGGGCGTCGTGGCGGCGGTGCTGAAAGACGTCGGCGAAGTCGTCTCGCCGGCCGACCCGCATCTGGTCCAGCTGGTGCAGATGGATCCGCTCCGCGTGGTGGCCAGCGGACCCGAAAGATTACTGCGGGAAATCCAACCCGGAATGGAATTGCCGGTGATCATCGAACAGCAATGGCACCAAGCCGTGGTCGAATTTGTTTCGCCCATCGTCGACGCCCAGTCGGGCATGCGGTCGCTGAAACTGCGGTTGCCCAATCCCGACGCCAAGATCGCCAGCGGGGTGCCCGTGGAAGTCCAACTGCAAGCCGCTGCCGCACCGCCCGCGCCGGTCCTGGATCGCCAACAAGCCGTCCAGCAAACCATGCGGAAGTTTCAATTTTTGAACCGCCAGTAAGCGTGCCTCGAAACCTCGCCAGCCGCTACGTTGCGTGAATGAAGCCTTTATGAATCGACCCGTTCGTCCTCAATCGCTCGACAGCTCGCCGTCAACCGAGCCCGCGACGTCAGCCGACCCTGCGACGTCGGCCGACCCTGCGCAGGCCTCTGGCAAATCCGACCGCGATGACAACCCCCTGTTGACGGCCCTCCAGCACGCCGCTGCCGCCGCTCAGCAGACCGACCCCGCGGACGCCGCGGCCCTGGACCTGATGCGCCGCGTGTTGCTGACCGCGGATGCCGCCAGCGGTCGTCGTCGCGCCGCTGATTTGCTGGCGGAAACCACGCAAGCCGATCTGGTCGCCGTCGGCCGCTATCAGGACGGTCTCTGTCACATCGAAACGCTCGCTGGCGACGCCGCGGTGCCGCCCAGTATCACGTCGGATATCGAAGTCGCGTGGTCCGAAGCCACCGCGCTGGCGCGGACGATTCGGACTTCGACCCAGCCGACCCGCTGCGATGCCTCTCTGGCTCATCGCTGCCTGGCCGACGCGCTGCGGCAACATAACCCGGCCGCCGCACAGCACGCCATGTTAACCTTGCCGCTGTTGACCGACAGCGACGCCGTGGCCGGCGCGGTGCTGGTCGCTTGGTTTGGTCGCGGTACGATCGATTCAGCTCATGAACGCTTTTTGCGGCGTCTCCAGCCCTGTTTGGCGGAAGCATTGGCGGTGTTGGATCAGAACGTCGAACCGGCTTGGTTAAAACGATTGCGGGAGGGACGTCGTCTGCTCACACGCCGCCGTGCCCAAATCGCGGGCTTGGTGTTGGGATTGGTGGTCGCCGCCGGGTTCCTGCCGATCGCCTACCCGGTGCATGCCGAGGTGACTTTGCAACCGCAACAGCGGCGAGTCGTGGCGGCTCCTTTTGAAGCCCCGTTAGGTGAAATTCACGTCGCCCCCGGGGATGCCGTCACGTCCGGACAGCTGCTCTGTTCGCTGGACACCGAGCAAGCACGATCGCGCTTGTCAGCCCTCCAAGCCGAATCGCAACGCATTGCATCGGAGCGTGCCGGACATCTGGCCGCCCGGCGGCTGGGCGAGGCCGAACTGGCACGTTTGGATGGCCAGCGAAACCAAGCCGAGCTCCAGCAGCTGCAGCAATATTTGCAACGGGCTGAGATCCGCAGCCCGATCGACGGCGTGGTGCTGGGCGAAGATCTGCAGCCGCACCGCGGCGTGCCGCTGGAAACCGGACAGGTGCTGTTGGAAGTGGCTCCTTTGGACGTGTTGGTAGCGGAACTGGAAATTCCGCCAGACCAAATCATGCACGTCCGCAACGGACAACCGGTCGTGTTGCGACTGGATGCCGCTGGCCGCATCGACCAGCTCTCCTTGCAACGCGTCGCCCCGCGTGGCGAAGTCAACCAACAGGGAACCTACCGCTTCACCGCTCGGGCCACGGTCGACAATCGCCACGGAGGATTAAAACCCGGCATGCAAGGGTCCGCCCGTATCGATACCGATCGCAAACCATTGGCTTGGTGTCTGCTGCAGCGGCTGTGGCAGCGCGTCAAGAACTGGAGTTAACATGCCGGTCACTCCGCCCGCCTGTGTCGACATCACCAACAGCCGTCCGCGAGTTCGCGACGATTTGCAGATCACCGTTCACCGCGATCGTCAAGGTGAACCCTGGTTTCGGATTGTCCGACCACGCGCAGCCCGATCGCAACGCGAGCGGTTTCTTCGAGTAGGCACGGCTGAATACGCGTTGTTGTCGCACTGCGATGGTCAGCGGACCCTGGAACAAGCACGCACCGC from Roseimaritima ulvae includes these protein-coding regions:
- a CDS encoding efflux RND transporter periplasmic adaptor subunit translates to MRPSVMGLGTVSRSAARWTLAGWLCVLGSLFTAVAGADEGLRLEGFTEAYRDIHVGSSDTNRVATVWAEEGQQVRVGQTLVQLDDTVLRAAVEVARTAAAARGEAEAAEQHLASRQRRLEQTESLLERKHATEQELWNARNERDEAAARVKAFVELQQRRELELRQAEKQLERLTVKSPIEGVVAAVLKDVGEVVSPADPHLVQLVQMDPLRVVASGPERLLREIQPGMELPVIIEQQWHQAVVEFVSPIVDAQSGMRSLKLRLPNPDAKIASGVPVEVQLQAAAAPPAPVLDRQQAVQQTMRKFQFLNRQ
- a CDS encoding efflux RND transporter periplasmic adaptor subunit; translated protein: MNRPVRPQSLDSSPSTEPATSADPATSADPAQASGKSDRDDNPLLTALQHAAAAAQQTDPADAAALDLMRRVLLTADAASGRRRAADLLAETTQADLVAVGRYQDGLCHIETLAGDAAVPPSITSDIEVAWSEATALARTIRTSTQPTRCDASLAHRCLADALRQHNPAAAQHAMLTLPLLTDSDAVAGAVLVAWFGRGTIDSAHERFLRRLQPCLAEALAVLDQNVEPAWLKRLREGRRLLTRRRAQIAGLVLGLVVAAGFLPIAYPVHAEVTLQPQQRRVVAAPFEAPLGEIHVAPGDAVTSGQLLCSLDTEQARSRLSALQAESQRIASERAGHLAARRLGEAELARLDGQRNQAELQQLQQYLQRAEIRSPIDGVVLGEDLQPHRGVPLETGQVLLEVAPLDVLVAELEIPPDQIMHVRNGQPVVLRLDAAGRIDQLSLQRVAPRGEVNQQGTYRFTARATVDNRHGGLKPGMQGSARIDTDRKPLAWCLLQRLWQRVKNWS